The Microcystis panniformis FACHB-1757 region GTGAAGCAACGGTTAATGTCCGTTATCTAGAATTACAGGAATCTTTAGGTGATCCCGATGGGGTAATTATCCCTGGCTCTAAAACCACTGTTGCTGATTTAATTGCTCTTAATCAAAGTGGTATGGCTAATCAATTACAAGCCTATCACCAAAGGGGAGGTATTATCTTTGGCATCTGTGGTGGTTTGCAAATGTTAGGGCGATTAATCCTGGATCCTGACCATCGAGAAGGTCCCGACAGTGAGGCAGCTGGCTTAAATTTACTGCCGTTAAAAACGGTAATTACTGACGAAAAAATTACCCGTCAACGACAAGTTTTATCCAATTATCCCCAAGGGGGTTTACCAGTAACAGGATACGAAATTCACCAGGGAATAAGCGAATGGGAAAGTGAATCAGGTTATCAAAAAATGTTCGAGGAAGATGCTAGTCTAGGAATTGTCAATGATTCTCTGTCAATTTGGGGCTGTTATTTACATGGTATCTTTGATAATGGTTCTTGGCGAAGAACTTGGTTAAATCATCTACGTCAGCGTCGCGGTTTATTGTCTTTGCCTACGGGAATTGCTAACTATAGTGAACAAAGAGAAATAACCCTCGATACTATGGCTAATTTATTGGAAGAACATTTAAATCTTACACCTATTTTTGCTCATTTGTAAGGAAAAATTATGACTATTTCAGTGCGTTTTTTACCCGATGATATCATCATAGAAGCGGAAACTGGAGAACTATTATTAGATGTAGCCAAAAAAGCGGGAATTGACATTCCTACTGGCTGTTTAATGGGTTCCTGTCACGCTTGTGAAGTAGAATTAGATGATGGTACTCAAATTTGTAGTTGTATTACTGGTATCCCCAGCGATCGAGATTCTTTAACTGTTCATTTATACTCCGATCCGCTTTGGTAGTTGCTCCCTCGGATTTAGTCAAACTTGGGAATAATCCAAGCTGCTATAATAGCCAATAAAACAACAATTTCTAAGACTTTATATAAGTTAAGAGATTGTAGCCACTGAAAACTATTGGCTAGACGCAAACTTAACCCCCATTGACGTAATTGAGATAACCATAATTTCGGGCTATCTTGTTCACGAAAACCCCATTTAAGGATAGACAATAACAGGGGAACTCCCCCCACTTTAGCAGTCATGAGCAGGTGCAGCACCAGACATACTGCCATAATTAACCAACTGAGCAAATGGGCATAATACCAAAAGTGATTTAATTCCCCTTCTGGTAGCCATTTGGAATCCATCATCCGGCCACTATACAAAGCAAAAGTTAGGGCAAAAAGAGTCAAAGTATTGACTAAACGATGGAGACTATACCACCAAATCGGCTTACCAAATTGGGTTAATTTGTTAAGAGAATCACTTTGAATTAATCTTTTGTTGCCCCGACGAAAAGCATAGATAGCAAAAACGGGAAAGATAATCAGAGTATAGAGGCCAAAAGTGCCATGAATACTTTCAATTTCTTGATATTCTGGTAAGGGCAGTTTTAACCAACGACCGTCAAAAGTATCATAGGTCCAATAGGCCGTAACCATGGCGGCAATGAGGGCAATTCCCGTGAATCCGTGCAGAATTCGCAGTAAAAGAGGTTGATAAGGTTGATTAGTTTTCATGAACTCGATCGATACAATAGGGTATGTAAACTTGCCCAGATACTATGTTAACTAATCCTTGGCTCGTCGCTGTTCTTCTCAATACCGTCCTCCTCGGAATCGCCTGGATTGCCCCAAAAAAGCTCTTAACTCGGATGGGTTATCTCCATGCTTGGGTTTTAGGGGTGATTGTCTGGGGAAGCTTGGGATGGCGCGGTTATCTAATTGTTTTATTCTATTTCCTCGTCGGTTCTACTGTCACCCGCATCGGTTTAGCACGCAAGGAAGCGGAGGGAATTGCCGAAAAAAGAGCGGGGGTACGCGGTCCAGAAAATGTCTGGGGTTCCGCTTTAGCGGGGGCAATTTGCGCTATCCTAAGTCTTTTTGCCGCTTCTCCCTGGGATTGCCTCTTAATACTCGCTTATGTGGCTAGTTTTAGCACCAAATTAGCCGATACTACTGCCAGTGAGGTGGGTAAAGCTTACGGTAAAACTACTTATCTAATCACTAATTTTAAATCCGTCCCCGGGGAACAGAAGGTGCTGTTAGTTTGGAAGGAACGCTCGCTGGTTTGCTGGCAGCCACGGCGATTTCCCTGTTAGCATGGGCTATCGGTGCGATCGATCTTATCGGTGTGTTATGGTGTGTAATTGCGGCATTTATCGCCACCAATATCGAAAGTCTCATCGGCGCTACCCTACAAACCCGCTTTCTGTGGTTAACTAATGAATTGGTCAATGTGATCAATACGGTTATCGGTGCGATCGTGGCTATACTGTTAAGCTTGCTCTGGTCTTTCCGCTAAAATTAAGTGACT contains the following coding sequences:
- a CDS encoding 2Fe-2S iron-sulfur cluster-binding protein; the protein is MTISVRFLPDDIIIEAETGELLLDVAKKAGIDIPTGCLMGSCHACEVELDDGTQICSCITGIPSDRDSLTVHLYSDPLW
- a CDS encoding cytochrome b/b6 domain-containing protein yields the protein MKTNQPYQPLLLRILHGFTGIALIAAMVTAYWTYDTFDGRWLKLPLPEYQEIESIHGTFGLYTLIIFPVFAIYAFRRGNKRLIQSDSLNKLTQFGKPIWWYSLHRLVNTLTLFALTFALYSGRMMDSKWLPEGELNHFWYYAHLLSWLIMAVCLVLHLLMTAKVGGVPLLLSILKWGFREQDSPKLWLSQLRQWGLSLRLANSFQWLQSLNLYKVLEIVVLLAIIAAWIIPKFD